A single Apostichopus japonicus isolate 1M-3 chromosome 11, ASM3797524v1, whole genome shotgun sequence DNA region contains:
- the LOC139976043 gene encoding uncharacterized protein isoform X2 has translation MFSLLAKCSVLFSISVILFHITEGSSSRNHPGGTITEPDLTEIRNLLLQSQLNLYKVQRRIDHISEDAGGLSLTSSAEESLPLSGSVDESLSALEPLSAANKRSKCSFWKILC, from the exons ATGTTTTCCCTTCTGGCTAAATGTTCGGTTTTGTTTAGTATTTCAGTTATTCTCTTTCACATCACTGAAGGCAGTAGTAGTAGAAACCATCCAGGCGGTACGATCACCGAACCAGATCTCACAGAAATAAGGAATCTG CTTCTACAAAGTCAGCTTAACTTGTACAAGGTGCAGAGACGAATTGACCACATTTCAGAAGATGCAGGTGGACTTAGTCTGACGTCATCAGCCGAAGAGAGCCTACCGCTAAGCGGATCTGTTGACGAGAGTTTGTCCGCTCTTGAACCACTATCAGCGGCTAACAAAC